A region from the Neurospora crassa OR74A linkage group V, whole genome shotgun sequence genome encodes:
- a CDS encoding ATP-dependent RNA helicase DHX8, which produces MASKRYAFVPMDDEPAAPSKSDRKDRDRDSKRDRKRDRSRSPRRHKSRRPDDSDSTRRQSRSRSPRKDDSRSDSRRDREDPKMSDLRLKSRYDYLKKREAEKLALLRKQVAEETAELRSGVRLSEKEKAEFARNREILRLAEERARIDDYQDGYRLPDQYGTDTKKKEEALYQRHVERDEYGNEKMVTEYDEWEREQTVKAKAQIASRGEREDGGEYDFLLDEDAINFVRDAAAKFIQPTDGLTPEQRILKEKIEAAERAAKSIQEVRKSLPVYAYRDAFLDAIKEYQVLILVGETGSGKTTQIPQYLHEAGYTEGGMKVACTQPRRVAAMSVAARVADEMGVKVGREVGYSIRFEDCTSDKTILKYMTDGMLLREMVTSPTLEGYSAIMIDEAHERTVHTDILLALIKDLTRARPDLKLIISSATLNAEKFSTYFDDAPIFNVPGRVHPVDVYYTSAPESNYLEASLVTVFQIHATQPEGGILVFLTGQEEIDKACERVEEIKKKLGGRVPEIIPLPIYANMPSELQAKIFEPTPPGARKVVFSTNIAETSLTIDGIVYVIDCGYVKENTFSPVGTTGQSTLAVVPCSRAAANQRMGRAGRVRPGKCFRLYTKFAYLSEMDESPTPEIQRTSLSSVVLQLKALGIEDLLGFDFLDPPPTELLIKSLNMLYALGALNSAGQLTRVGRQMGEFPAEPMLAKALIAATAEGCVDEMLTIVSMLGEVATLFFRPKDKKVHADSARARFTVKDGGDHLTLLNVYNQWVDADYSPIWAKENFLTQRSLTRARDVRDQLAKLCDRVLEGSTSTCGGVSNMQPILRALTAAFFLNAARLNRGGDGYRTLKNNMTVYVHPSSVVKGMDPPPKVIIYHELVVTTKEFVRSVIPIDPKWLTEFGGHYYDAKDVESMTVKKLPKERKY; this is translated from the coding sequence ATGGCGTCAAAACGATATGCCTTCGTCCCCATGGACGATGAGCCTGCTGCCCCATCCAAGAGCGACAGAAAAGACCGAGACAGAGACAGCAAAAGGGACAGGAAACGCGATCGATCCAGGTCGCCGCGCCGACACAAGAGCAGGCGACCCGATGACAGCGACTCTACCCGACGCCAGTCCCGCTCGCGATCACCACGCAAGGACGACAGCCGATCAGACTCGAGACGCGATCGCGAAGACCCCAAGATGTCAGATCTCAGACTCAAGTCCCGATACGACTAcctgaagaagagagaggccGAGAAGCTTGCCCTCCTACGGAAACAAGTCGCCGAGGAAACTGCCGAGTTGCGATCCGGTGTTCGTCTGTctgaaaaggaaaaagccGAATTCGCAAGAAACCGGGAAATTCTACGCCTGGCCGAGGAGCGAGCACGCATTGACGACTACCAAGACGGCTACCGCCTACCGGACCAGTATGGCACCGACaccaagaagaaagaggaggcttTATACCAGCGTCACGTCGAGAGGGACGAGTATGGTAACGAAAAGATGGTTACCGAATACGACGAGTGGGAGCGCGAGCAAAccgtcaaggccaaggcgCAAATCGCATCGCGCGGCGAGCgcgaagacggaggagaatACGACTTCTTGCTGGACGAGGATGCCATCAACTTTGTCCGTGATGCTGCCGCCAAGTTCATACAACCGACCGACGGCCTGACGCCGGAGCAGAGGATCTTAAAGGAGAAGATCGAGGCGGCCGAGCGGGCGGCCAAGTCGATACAAGAAGTGCGCAAGAGTCTTCCCGTTTATGCTTACCGGGACGCTTTTCTGGATGCCATCAAGGAGTACCAGGTTCTTATCCTTGTTGGCGAGACTGGTTCGGGAAAGACAACACAAATACCCCAATACCTCCACGAGGCTGGATATACTGAGGGCGGCATGAAGGTTGCCTGCACCCAGCCGCGTCGTGTTGCCGCCATGAGTGTTGCCGCTCGTGTGGCTGATGAAATGGGAGTCAAGGTTGGAAGGGAAGTCGGTTACTCGATCCGTTTCGAGGACTGTACAAGCGACAAGACCATTCTCAAGTATATGACGGATGGCATGCTTCTGAGAGAAATGGTTACGTCGCCAACACTGGAGGGTTACTCGGCCATCATGATCGACGAAGCCCACGAGAGAACAGTccataccgatattctactAGCACTTATCAAGGATCTTACTAGGGCGAGGCCGGATCTGAAGCTCATCATTTCTTCTGCGACACTCAACGCCGAAAAGTTCAGCACGTACTTTGATGATGCGCCCATCTTCAACGTTCCCGGTCGTGTGCATCCGGTCGATGTATACTACACTTCAGCACCAGAGAGTAACTACCTAGAAGCTAGTTTGGTGACAGTGTTCCAGATCCATGCTACACAGCCAGAGGGCGGTATCCTGGTGTTTCTCACTGGCCAAGAGGAGATTGACAAGGCATGCGAGCGAGTAGAAGAGATCAAAAAGAAACTGGGGGGTCGAGTACCCGAAatcatacctctacccatcTACGCCAACATGCCCTCGGAACTGCAGGCCAAGATCTTCGAGCCGACACCACCAGGGGCTAGAAAGGTGGTCTTCTCGACCAACATTGCTGAAACATCCCTTACCATTGACGGTATCGTCTATGTCATCGACTGCGGCTACGTCAAGGAGAACACATTCAGTCCCGTCGGCACAACAGGACAGTCCACGCTCGCCGTTGTGCCGTGCTCACGAGCCGCTGCGAACCAGCGTATGGGTCGTGCCGGTCGTGTCCGTCCAGGCAAATGCTTCCGTCTCTACACCAAATTTGCCTACCTCTCTGAAATGGACGAGTCACCAACACCCGAAATCCAACGAACCTCGTTATCGAGCGTTGTCCTCCAACTCAAAGCGCTCGGTATCGAAGATCTTTTGGGTTTCGACTTCCTCGACCCCCCACCAACCGAACTTCTCATCAAGTCCCTCAACATGCTCTACGCCTTGGGAGCCCTCAACTCCGCCGGCCAACTTACCCGCGTCGGCCGGCAAATGGGCGAATTCCCCGCCGAACCGATGCTAGCCAAGGCGCTCATCGCTGCCACGGCCGAGGGCTGCGTCGACGAGATGCTCACTATCGTGTCCATGCTCGGCGAAGTAGCCACTCTGTTCTTCCGccccaaggacaagaaggtgCACGCCGATAGCGCGCGCGCCCGCTTCACTGTCAAGGACGGCGGCGACCACTTGACGCTTTTGAATGTCTACAACCAGTGGGTCGACGCCGATTACTCCCCCATCTGGGCCAAGGAGAACTTCCTCACCCAGCGATCGCTCACCCGCGCCCGTGACGTGCGCGACCAATTAGCCAAGCTATGCGATCGCGTCCTGGAAGGGTCCACATCTACCTGCGGCGGAGTCTCCAACATGCAGCCCATCCTACGGGCGCTCAcagcagccttcttcctcaaTGCTGCCAGGCTAAACCGAGGCGGAGACGGATACAGGACGCTGAAGAATAACATGACGGTGTATGTGCACCCGAGCTCGGTGGTTAAGGGGATGGACCCACCACCAAAGGTTATCATTTATCATGAGCTGGTCGTGACAACAAAGGAGTTTGTCAGGAGTGTGATTCCGATTGACCCGAAGTGGTTGACGGAGTTTGGTGGGCATTATTATGATGCTAAGGATGTGGAGAGTATGACGGTCAAAAAGTTGCCTAAGGAGAGGAAATACTGA